A window of Tachypleus tridentatus isolate NWPU-2018 chromosome 7, ASM421037v1, whole genome shotgun sequence genomic DNA:
cacgtttattttatgtttacgaATTATACTGTTTGATAGTTTATTcgagatttaaaatatatgtaaacgtGAGTTATCCAATATTATTCTACGTTTTTGTGGCTTTGGTGTTGTTTCGGAACATGGAATATCGTGGAAGGAAGCAAATGTAGTGTCAAAATTCAGTTACGCTTGAGACAAAAATATTAGAAGTTTGTCGTTTTGCAAAATTTTGCTGAAATTTGAAAGTGAATATCAAAATAGAATTTCTGTTTGATTTTCAGTAAACTTAATACTATTAGGAACGTAATTGAActaattattacaattattaaattagtagtaacattataatactcTATTGGCGGTGTTGGTCCACGTTTTGTTTAAGTATAATCTGTTAGTATTATAAATGATGAATATATGGTCGTGGACAAGAAAGAGTATAATGTATAGATCTCTATTAAACAAAGGAAATAATTTTCCAAGAACAGGTTTTAGGTTCATAGAACCTATTTTATATGAAACTAGTGAacgaaaatttcattttttacaagtatcagataaccataaaaaaccaagacaaaattataaaaaaattttgaGAACCATTGTTAAATTCTTAAATGCGGATGTGAGAGCATCCTATAATTCCTATGTTAGAACTTCAGTTGAAAACCTCTCAGAACCACagacaaagaaaaataagaaGTTGTTCGAGGGAccaaatttagaatattttattgcaAATTCAGCAGCTACTATAAATAACCAACCTGAAAAATTACTGAATTTGAAGAATGAAGTTGAATCACATCCATACATCAGTAGTTTGGAAGTTTCAGGCCATGGAAGAAAAGGTAAGTTTtggaaaattatgaaaatagtcACATAAATAAATCATCAGAGAAATGGCTGACCAACTACTTTTGAAAAATTCACCAAAAACTAGAATTGAAATAAttgcatttaaattataattatgtatgAACTATGTAATGCAGTTAAGCTATTAATGtaccatttttaaaaaattctggaaaaaaaaaatatttatttgccaGTCACTTTTAAGTTTTCATCTAGCAGATTATCTTATAACACTGTATCATgtttagtaaaacaaaatgtcCATTATCAGTGTAATATATTCCTACTACTGCTACTAAATACAATGGATCTGGCTCTGGTGCTTAATCTTATATTAAAACTCAAAGCATATTTGCTAACATAATCACACATTATAAAACTTCAACATGTTCATTTTCCCAAACatgaaatttattgaaaaatgagTAGAGTGTGAGAACTGTTTTCACCAGTTGTcaagtgttgtttgtttatctattttatatatatacagttcttATGGTAAACGTTACATTTGTAAAGACAGATTAAGTAAAAGTACTTGTGTATTGTATGTcatgattttatttgttcttgttaatgtaatataaccTTTGGATCAACAGGGATCATTTGTTCTGTCAACGTTGTCCTTGTATACCTAACCCATccttgaaaaatgtaaaaattcaaaCCCATTACTTATTTTCTGCTGTTAAGCACCTTTAATGTGCTATCTTTATAGCTGGCTGCAAGTCATTCTGTCAGTCAGTCACCCTGTTATGaatataaaactttaactaaATCCCAGTCTCTTTTCCAAATCTTAACTCTTTATGGTTTCCTGCTACTATCTTTAGAGTATGTGGCAAAGAAATTGGAGGTCTTTGTCATCAATCCCACAAATACTGACATAAACTTCAATAAGATCTTCCATCTTACAATGACTGAAATTCTAACTTCATCTCATGTGCACCACTGGTTGTTCAACCAATGTTTAAATTCCCAGTTCCTCTCATAACAAAGCATATGTAAGCATTTGTAACCATATATTGTGGCAGAAAACATGTGACACTTTTCTTTAAAATGATACATTCTTCTAGAGTCACTTGTAAgatatgttaaatatatacaataatattctAGTAAAGGTAAAAGAGTTTAATATGTTCATAATCTACAGACCATAGTCATAAGatctattattttatgtaacagagATTATATAAGGACTACTTTCTACcttaatcaaataatttaattaaacactgtAGGCAAATAtgcttgttttagtttttataaaacagtaaaatatatgcTGTTGGTATGGTGATAATTGTACAACTCAACTAGTTATTTACTTGTTTAATGGATAATggatttgatttttgtttcagtattcttTGAAACCTATGGCTGTCAGATGAATGTAAATGATACTGAAATAGCATGGTCTATTCTGAACAGTGCTGGTTTCCAAAGGACAGAAGAAATAAAACTGGTAATCATATTGAAATGGGTCTATGCAGTAAGCTGTTGTTGCCCTGCATATATTTAAgttgatggtttgtttgtttttaatttcatgcaagcATTCATGaaggccatctgcactagccatccctaatttatcagtttaagactagaaggaaggcagctagtcatcaccagcaacacttgggttactttttttaacaattaatagtggaattgatcatcacattataatactcccatggctgaaacagatagcatgtgtggtgtgaaggggattcaaactcagtaccctcagattgcgagtcgagttccTCAACTACCTGGTCAAGCTGGGCTTAAGTTGAGGGACATAATATCTTCTtatgttacatatatttattcttaTCATCTGTTGGCTTCTCTATCAGGTTTGGTTTGCTtaaaagtctttaaaaaaaacaaaaggtattgGTGATTCTTTACCTAAACAAAAGGactaaataatgttttcattcacaCACTTATTCCAATTTGGATGACTAGCAGTTGATAACTAAAAAGAAGTAGAAATCATGTAAGACAAATGTATCTGTCAGACATTTAAAAATTTGAGAATGCCTCTTTCATAGTGATAAAAGATAGCATAAAACTAAAaagatattgtaataaattaaatccagccttattgtttataatataaattactgtTCAAGTAAAGTGGAACTTTCCTTctacaacaagaataaaaataataatacagtgcTTACTTGTAAATGTATTGCactacaaataacataaaatcagAGGAAAGAGTCCTCTCAAAAAATAATAAGTAGGAAGTGTTAATATTCccaaataataatgataaaacaattaCCTTGGATGAAAAATGGTTTGTTCATGATAACATGTCAAAAGTTCACATGTAATGTCCAGGTGTGGCCAGAGAAGGTTTACAATTTTCATTAAATTGACTTATtgacaaattaatattaattttattaaatacaataaattactttaagaTAATCATGTTTTGGAATGTTTTTCCTCTCTAAGAGGGAATGGCTATAAATACATATGGAAGTGAACCTTAGAAGAGCCACTACAATGTTCAGAGTAAGAATCATCATAACAATGATAGGGGATATGCATTATCATTGAgtttcttcttttaatttaatcagttgttattgttgtaatttcTCTTAAGTCCATTTTCTCAGTAGGTGATACAATTTGGTGTTATAAGATCtacgttttatttttttggaaGTCGCATCTTTTAGCACTTAAATCTGGGCATACATTTTATACAAACTAATAGGTGAGCTTATGGTTATTCCAGATTTAATGTGCTCTTGTTGATTTACGTGTTAAATTATATGTAGAAGCTTTGCTTTGAACTGCATTACAATGTGAAAGTAATATTATGCTTACTTTgtatcagttgtttattttctaaaatcattttatcattaatttccttacataaattataactaaacatttgTCCAATAATTAATGTAGTTAAATTAATATACCAGTTTAACTAGAAGATGGAATACAACAAAAGCTTGTATTACAGTTAGAAATCACTAATCTGTCAGTTGGGTAATCTcattgttagtgatattcttggccATAATCATAATAATATCTTACGAGGTGCTGTCAACTTAGGAGGTTTAAGTTAGTCCTTAAAGCAAATACTAAATTAACAAGTCAAAATTGTCctcatgaaaatgaaaaaaaaatacatatacacacacacatttgaacCAAAACTTAAACTGTAGTAACTAAAaagtagaatatattttattcaacatgAAAACTAATTGTTTTTGTCATGAACAGTTTGTAGTTAGGCCAAGATTTTAGCATAATTAGGAATTAGTAACACTTCTCTTTCACAGAATACTCATGTAAgagaaataacttattattattattatactaaaaaCCATATAGTGGACAAATAATCTTGGTGACAAATTTTTGTTTAACTGACTGGGTTGTTTGTAGAAGTTTAAGAATGGTAGATTCTACACAAGGAATATAATTCTTCACTCTTCATTTCTTCAGGCAGATGTCATCCTGTTGATAACTTGTGCTATCCGTGAAGGAGCCGAACAAAAAATATGGAATAGATTGCAACATTTGAAGTCCTTAAAAAGACGTAGACAgaatgaaagaaaaggatctacATTAAAAATTGGAATTCTGGGTAGCTAGAATATTTGTGGTTCTTCCAGCACTTGTTAAGATGTTGTATTTTAGAgagttatattgttgtttttttgtgtttaacatttctgataatagaaaatatacaaaaggTTCATGTAAATTGTACATTAGAAACAATTTAATAAGAGAAAGAGCACCAGTTGTTTCATTGTGAATTCTTCATTGTAAGTTGTGGGGAAAAAGAAATAGGACACTGCATGGAAAGATTTAACTTCTATTGAACTGTTATTACTTATAGTTACTAAGGCTGTCGTACTTTCTTGGGACTCTAAGCAACATTTGTCTaggaaacagaaaatattattgtaGACTTGTCAATGTTTTTTTCTCCCACAAAGAAAAGTAGAAGCAGACAAgcaaatattaaactttgaattTGTTTTTGCTGTCATGATGCACTGTGgattacagaatatttattatgattctaatgtgaataaaataagaaagataaacAATTGGACAAATTACTAACAAAGTTACTTATGTAAGactctgttttaattttaatgtcgAGCAGcaattacttaaataattttcattgtgtCTGTTTTTCTACCCTGTAAGAGAAATTGTATTTGTGGTTTATGTGTGTGGTTTGAACACACAGATAGACAAGATGTTTCTTATATTGTAGGTTGTATGGCTGAAAGGCTGAAGGAAAAACTTATTGAAAAGGAAAGAATGGTCGATATTGTTGCTGGTCCTGATAGCTATCGCGACTTACCTCGTCTTCTCGCGGAGGCAGCCGATGGAAAAACAGCAGGTACTGTTGTAGTTTTTAGTGATATAAAAAACCTTAAGTAAAATGATGTATATTTGAGATTATAGTTTcttaataaatgaaacagtttggtgagatttagaaacaaacaaatgagattaaaaaagtaaattcaCCTCTACTTGATTGCAAAATTATGTATCTTTAAACAAAACCCAAGAAATGAGTGTCAGGCATTATGATTTATTTTGGATTCAACATTGTGATATCTATTATAattatctttgtttaaaaatataaactgtatatgTTCAAAAACATGATTGTTTTGATACAAGTTATCTTGAAAATCTCAAACCTTTGAAGGTTGATTTTTACTAAACTTTTTAAGCATTGATTACTCAGTCATTTATCTAACTTACTTGAAGTTTCAATCAGAGAATGATAgattaaaaccaatttttcttttcatctttaGTTAATGTATTGCTGTCTTTAGAGGAAACATATGGAGACGTTGTACCAGTTAGGTTTAATCCTAGCTCATCTTCAGCATATGTGTAAgtttttcagttatatatttttctcgTTCATTAAATTGCATCTTCTCATATTTTTCCTTAATATCAATGTTCTTTGGATGTTCCTAGTTAACTTTTTTgatttagaataaaatcaatGACAATATCTGTAAGTCTGAGATGATGGATTGACTCATTGGATATACAACTGGctagatgaaagaaagcagaaggttttataaatgaaattcagtcaaactgggttaatgtcacaagtggggcaTGTTAGGGCTCAGTTTTAAAACCATTGCTGTTTTTGATTTAGAtgaatgacatagatgaaggaatggtcaataaatgtATCAATAGTTACTGATACTATAGTTACCTTAATACCTAAGGTatttgggtgttgctagctgtatAGAGGATGCAGAtgatttacaaaagtatttagatcatttaatgagttgggtaaataaatggctGATggggtttaattataataaatgcaaggtaattCATGTggtatataaaatttgaaatataagtataattttgataaaaatagcCTTAATAGTGCTATATTctggttgatcagtttcttaaacCATCCCAGTAGATTGATGTTACTAGGTAGGCAAGTGGAGTTAtagattttgtttacaaaaatatccATAAGTGGAATTTTCTCTCTTTTgacctgttttttgtttgtggtcACATCCTTAAAGCTACAAACTCTAAACTCAAGGTGCAGATACAACTTTGTGTGGGAAGAAACATGAGCTTTGTGGGTTTGGTCTCAGAACTCATAAGTTGAGGCTAAAGTgactaataaaagttttttttcctgCTAAGCATTCCACTTGTTCCGAAATTTCTTATTCAATACCATTCTGTGTAATTTCATTACATGACCATCAACAAAACACAAGGTCAAACCCTCAAGGTGGTAGGACTTGATCTAGTATCATCCTGTTTTTTCCATGTTGACTGCTCTGAATCTGAAAAAATATCTCTTTGTCTTTACTCATGACAGCAACACAAAACACATTGTATGCAAAGAGTACTTACAGTAGATAAATAAATTAGGGTGTTAATAAAGAACTAAATCAGTTAAAAGCATTTTTATCCAAGCAACACCGAGTACTCTGCTAGCTGGATATAAGTTTCAAGAATGTTCAATACAAGTCCTGAGATTTTTTTGTACAAGTCACTGATTAGGTCACATTTGAAGTGTTCAATTCACTCTtaagaacattgaattgttggaaagagttcagtGGAGGGTTTCTGATAATAATTAGGACCTGAAGGTTTTCATCCAAGGGCAATTAAAGTATGAAgttgtttcttttgaaaaaataaataaaataaattgctgaTTGTAGGACTGGGACACCAAATATAAGTGTTGGCAAGAGAAGTTATCTTCACCTGAGATAAACATGGTCTTTGGATTAGTTTACCTTCAGATGTGGTGGATGCAGTAAATTTAAGGGAAGGATTGAAAAATCTTCTAAGGGTTAATCAAACAAGTTTTAAAGTACTGTAAAACATCTTTATAACTTAGTATCCATAATTGAAAAACTTATGAATGTTAATCGAACAAGTTTTAAATtgcaataaaacacatttatggACATAGTTTCCTTAATTGAAAATCTTATAAGGGttaattaaacaagttttaaatcacaatgaaacacttttataactttGTATCCATAATTGAAAAACTTTTAAGGGTTaatcaaacaagttttaaattattgtaaaacaccttCATAGCTTAGTTTCCTGgtgaattatattaatttctcATCACAAATATGAAAAGTACTTCCTGGAGATCTTGTACATTGAAATTTATCACTAATTAGTTATGTGATGTTAACTTTCActgtaaaataatcatttaaattttcattcatatttaaaaattaatcaaatgttACTGTACTACACTTTGAagctagttgttgtttttaataatgtttttgttatcttattttttatgttttgtgcaTGTAGTTCAATAATGAGGGGGTGCAACAACATGTGTAGCTACTGTATAGTTCCCTTTACCCGAGGCAGGGAACGCAGCAGGTCAGTTAGTACCATACTGGAAGAAATAAAGATACTTTCAGACCAGGTGAGCCACTTGTTTCcagattagtttgtttaattttaattttattatagttttttttttccatatgaaACTTTGCATGCATAGgctatttaatttttatgaaaaagcattatgtatatttttgtacCCACCCTTTTACTGAATTTTCCCACAGGGCCTAATATGACATGGaagttgtttgtgtgtgttgtgctGTAGAATCAATGATACATAATAACTCTCATACTTTATACACTTACAGAGATGTATCCCAGGgaaattctttattatatatattgtgttgatCATATGACAAAGTTGTGTGACTACTTCACATCTTCAGCTACATAATTTGTGTTCATAGGATCATAATGTAGGTATACGAAGATGAATGAATCACATACAGTCATgagaaaaaattaggacaccctatgaaaatctgtgtatttttgtaacatttttggatatatagatatttaatctcaatttcaacaatactgagagattataggaatataactaaacaattaaaactgaagaaaagacttttcaagatcttctgtaaatgtaattctacaaaactgcatattctaactgaggaaaaagttaggacaccctaccccctaatagctagtgttaccccctttggctgaaataactgcagtgagatgcttcttgtagctaTCTACCAGTCTCTCACATCAGTttaaagaaagtttgccccactcctcaatgcagaattctgtcagctgtgagaagTTTGAGGGGTTTTTTgtatgtacagcccgtttcaagtcaccccacagcatctcaatgagattaagatctgggctttgactcggccattccaggactctccatttcttagttttcagccagtccttggtgaatttactggtatgttttgggtcattatcatgttgcagggtccagttctgtttcagctttaattttcatacagatgttctcacatgatcctcaagcacccgcTGATACACAGTacaattcatggtggattctatgattgtgagctgtccaggtcctgctgcagcaaaggagccccaaaccatgacacttctacctcatgcttcacagttggtatgaggttcttttccttgaatgctgtatttggtttacgccaaacatatcctctgttctggtgtccaaataatttaattttggactcatctgtccaaagcacattattccagaagtcctggtctttgtctacattctttcTGACAAACTTCattctggccttgatgtttctcttagagagcaaaggtttcctccttgcacacctcccatgcaagttaaacctATGCAGTctttttctgattgtagaggtatGCACTTTGACATCAACAGTAACCAGAGCCTGCTGTAtgtcccatgatgacatgttaggatTTTtcgagacctcttttagcatcttgtggtctgctctcggggtgaacttgcttggacgaccagacctgggcatgttgacagttgttttgaaagccctccacttgttgactattttccagactgtggaatggctgatttcaaattcttttgggatctttttaaatccctttcCAGACTCATAAACTGCTACAAtcttctttctgaaggcctcagacagctcttttgctctcaccatggtgctcactctcacttcaacagtcaggagcacaccaaactaaatgcctgaggtttaaatagggcaggcctcattcaaaatgctaagTAACGATCttttaatcatgtgcacctggtgtgatacacttgtatgtgagttgagccattttcagtgggaataaatgtaggggtgtcctaactttttcctcaggtagaatatgcatttttgaaaagtcttttcttcagttttaattgtttagttatattactataatctctcagttttgttaaaattgagattaaatatccatttttccaacattgttacaaaattacacaggctttcatagggtgtcataattttgtcacatgacTGTAACTGTTAGCAGTTCAATTATAAATGTTGTACAAGCAACTTTTGGGTACTGTTAAaggattaattaatataaaatcacaaaacaaaGGATTCTAACATGAAATCACACCACCTCCAGTTCAGTAAGCCTGAACTAAAAAACAGGCAATAAATGATAACAGAAAGCAAATTGACCTGTTTAAATGGAAtcattttctagtttattttgtgtgtaatcTTTGTTAAACCAATAGCAGTGGaggttaaatttgaaaaattgtgTTATATAAGACACACgacatgtatttatatttcattcactTAAGTTCACATATGTTCCCAacgtttaattttgtttcttgttgcaATCTTTCAGCTCTTGTATTGGACCCTCACTTGACAACAGTAGGTTACTGTAAGATGACCAAAAACTTGCAACAAAATGTAACgcagtttattttcatattttcatgtcagttatttaattaaatcagAGTGTTAAGAAATCTATCTTAGATGGGACTTGAACCTGGCACCTGTGGCCCAGATTTGTGCTCCATGTTCAACTAAGGTACAACTAGCAAGAAGTACACCAATAACTATTCtaactgttataattaattatttaattacagtaaaatcAATTAACCTgagttatttttcagttattactgttttttttatttatccaagtatttgaaatattgtcATAACTTCTCATCGTTATTTTCAGTTAATTCAAGTTTTTTAACTTAATCAGTTGTTTTCCCATTATTAGTATTTTAGATCATTCCAATTATTCAAGTCTCATATGAGAATAATCAATTAGTTGAGTGTAATTCATTAATGAGCCCGATGATTAATCTATGAACAAATTTCACTAATTGCTCTAGTATATAGTTCGTCTTGATGatgtacataaatttattttgaagcaaCTTGGTGCTGAGagcaaaaaaatatttctgtaaattatggTAGAATAAGAATTTTACTGCAGGGTGATCCACAATTATTtatcctattttaaaatttaataattaagtaaCCAAAGAAATACAACCATGCAGTATTCAACATCTTGTAGCCcaactcaaacagtttttattgaattaaactTTTCACGTGCATCATTAGTAGCCTTCAGTACATCCAACTAGTATTCCATTCAGTCTGCATTTGCTGCAACATACCCACAGTTACAGTGTCGATGACATCTTTATCCCGGTCCTAGATCTGTAATGTTTGCTATAGGTGCTCAATTTATGATATCCTTAACATTCCCCAAAAGAAATTTAGTAGAGTGACTTGTGGCAAACAAGAAAGCAATGGAATTGGCCCATCCTGCAAGTCAAATGACTC
This region includes:
- the LOC143257259 gene encoding mitochondrial tRNA methylthiotransferase CDK5RAP1 — its product is MMNIWSWTRKSIMYRSLLNKGNNFPRTGFRFIEPILYETSERKFHFLQVSDNHKKPRQNYKKILRTIVKFLNADVRASYNSYVRTSVENLSEPQTKKNKKLFEGPNLEYFIANSAATINNQPEKLLNLKNEVESHPYISSLEVSGHGRKVFFETYGCQMNVNDTEIAWSILNSAGFQRTEEIKLADVILLITCAIREGAEQKIWNRLQHLKSLKRRRQNERKGSTLKIGILGCMAERLKEKLIEKERMVDIVAGPDSYRDLPRLLAEAADGKTAVNVLLSLEETYGDVVPVRFNPSSSSAYVSIMRGCNNMCSYCIVPFTRGRERSRSVSTILEEIKILSDQGIKEVTLLGQNVNSYRDTSEIKYSIIAPSSRSGMSEMSRGFQTVYKPKVGGIRFADLLHKVSCVDPEMRIRFTSPHPKDFPDELLHVIKEQSNICKVLHLPAQSGSSEVLQRMRRGYAREAYLDLVSRIRSIIPGVALTSDFICGFCGETETDHRETLSLLDLVKYNFVYVFPYSMRQKTLSFHRFKDDVATDVKARRVNEVVDLFRNILLDLNKSQIGQQQLVLVEGKSKRSNHYLAGRNDRNTKVIFPSVPILSGSKSTDLLPISPGDYVVVEIQECSSQVLKGNPLYHTKLQKFAFLEDSDKVESYHDFN